The genomic stretch TTCGGGGCAGGGTAACGACGGACTGGGAGGCGGGCACACGGGCGACCTGTACGTGGTCGTCCATGTTTCGGACGACAGCCGGTTCGACCGGGAAGGCCAGACCCTCCGCACCGCCGTCGATCTCACGTTTGCCCAGGCTGCGATGGGAGACACTTTGGAGATCGAAGGGTTAGACGGCCTGATTGAGATCAATGTCCCAGCCGGCACCCAACCCGGCGACGTCCTCCGCGTCCGCAATGAGGGCCTGCCCCGGCTCCAGGGAGGGACCCGGGGCGACATGCTCGTCGAGACCAACGTGGTGGTGCCCACCAAACTCACCGAAGCGCAGGAAGCCTTGCTCCGTGAGTTCGCCGAAGTCAGCGGCGAACCGGTCCCGAAGGGACAGAAGAGTGACGGCTTCCTCGGCGGACTGTTCAAGAAGAAGAAATGAAGGCTTGGACGGAGGTAAGGGCGACCCTGCCCGACGAACCGGAGGACTGGTCGCTGTGGGCCGAGGTCTTTACCCGGCACGGTGTCGACGGGACGGTACAGACCGACACGCCGCCGACGATCAGCGGCTACCTTGCCCCGGGACGGGAAGACGAGTTAGGGCCCCTAAGGGCCGAACTGGAGTCTTTTGGCGCCGTCAGTGTGGCTGACCGTTTGGTTCCCGAAGAGGACTGGGCAGAATCTTGGAAGCAGTTCTTCCGGCCCCGGCGCGTCGGACGGCGGTTGGTCGTCCGCCCCAGTTGGGAAGACTATGAAGCGGGCGACGGGGACGTCGTCATCGTCCTGGACCCTGGCCAGGCCTTCGGCACCGGTGACCACCCCACGACCCGGGGCTGCCTAGAGATCCTTGAGTCGCTGTCGCCGCAGGGACTGGCGGTCGCCGACATCGGCTGCGGGAGCGGTGTTCTGTCGGTGGCGGCGATGCTCCTGGGAGCAAAGAGCGTCGTCGCGGTCGATGTCGACCCGCCCAGCGTCACCGCCACTCTTGAGAACGCCGTACGCAACGGCGTCACCGTCGACGCCCGTCAGGGGTTGGGGTTCGACCCCTTGCCAAATGACTCGACCTACGACCTTGTCCTGAGCAACATCATCAGCGCCGCGCTCATGGCCCTTGCCCCCGAGGCGGCGCGACGGACTCGTCCCGGTGGGCACTGGGTGGTGAGCGGAGTCATCGAGTCAAACTGGCCTGCCGTCCGCGAGGCCGCGACAAGGCAAGGCTTCACTTTGGAGACCACGATTCAGGAGAACGAATGGCTGGCCGCGTCGTTCCGGCGCTGAGGTCGTTGCCTCGGGCGTTCGTTGAACTGCCCAAGGATCTTCCGGCCCGGGTCGAACTCCCGGAGCCGGAGGCCCGCAAGTTTCGTCACGTCCTGCGACTGGGGACGGGGGACGAGGTAGCCCTTCTTCCCGGCGACGGCCGACTGATAAGGTGCACCCTCGACGGTAAAGAGGTCGTGCCGACCGAGGTCTTGTTCCCCGAGACCGAAGCGGCTCGACGCGTCACCGTCGCACTAGGACTGCCCAAACCAGACAAATTGGAAGAGAGCGTCCGTATGGCCACCGAACTGGGTGCCGCGCACTTCATCCTGTTTCCCGCCGAACGAAGCGTCGTCCGGTGGGACCCGGCCAAGTTTGCCAGCCGCCTCAGCCGGTTGGAGGCCATCGCGAGAGAGGCGGCTGAGGTCTCGTTCCGTACGATGCTCCCTGGGTTCACCGTCCTGATGTCTCTACGGCAGCTGCTGGACCAGACGCCCGACGCGCTCGTCCTCAGCGAGAGTGAGACGGCCCCGGCCCAGTGGCCGGCACTGGGAGGGGCAGCGACGTTGGTCATCGGCCCTGAGGGGGGCTGGGCTCCAAAGGAAGTGGAAATGGTCGGCGACCGTGCGGTCTCGCTTGGGCCGCGTGTCTTGCGGGTCGACACCGCCGTCGCCTCGGCCTGTGCCATCGCCTTGGCACGACCGGTAGAATCGGCGCATGCGCATTGACGGGCGACAGCCCGACGAACTCCGGCCCACGAAGCTGGAACGAGGCTTCGCCAAGTTTGCCGAAGGATCCTGCCTGATCACGATGGGTGACACCCACATGCTGGTGACGGCCACCGTCGACGACCGAGTCCCGCCTTGGCTGAAAGGCCAGGGGCAGGGGTGGGTGACGGCTGAGTACGCCATGCTCCCCCGGAGCGGTCGGCAACGAAACCAGAGGGACGGCAACCGCGGCCCCAACGGCCGGTCCATGGAGATCCAGCGCCTGATCGGGCGGGCCCTTCGGGCGGTGGTGGACATGGAGGCCCTCGGTGAGCGGACCATCACCCTGGACTGCGACGCCCTGCGCGCCGACGGAGGTACCCGCACTGCCGCGATCACCGCGTCGTACGTCGCTTTGGTCGACGCCCTCGACTGGATGAGCAAGCAACGGATGCTGAAGAAGAAAGTGCTCAAGGACTCCCTCGCCGCCGTCAGCGTCGGCGTCGTGAACGGGGTCGAACTCCTGGACTTGTGCTACGAGGAGGACTCCAAGGCCCAAACCGACATGAACGTCGTCATGACGGGGAGCGGCAAGTTCGTCGAGGTCCAGGGAACGGCCGAGGCCGACCCGTTCAGTGCGGAGACCCTAGGCAAGTTGCTTGCCTTGGCAAAGAAGGGGATCAGCGAACTCACCGACATGCAAGAAGCCGTCCTGGGGCACTAGGTTTGCGTCTTGTCGTCGCCACCCACAATGCCAAAAAGGCGGGCGAAATGACCTCCATCCTGAGCGGGCGGTTTCCCGACCTTGAAGTCGTCACGCTGGCCGCCTACCCCGGGGCGCCGGAGCCCGAGGAGACGGGGACGACCTACGCTGAGAACGCCGTGATCAAGGCGGAAAGTGCTGCGGACTTCACCGGCGAATGGTGCGTCGCCGACGACGCAGGACTGGAGATCGACGCCCTACCTGGCGAGCTCGGCGTCTACAGCAAGCGGTTCGCCGGCGAGGACACGCCGTTTCCCGAAAAGATGTCCTTGATTCTGGAGCGGCTTCATGGGGTGCCCGACGACCAGCGTGGGGCACGGTTCCGTTGCTGTGTCGCAGTGGCCCGAAATGGACGTCCGACGGAGGTCTTCGAGGCCACCTGCGAGGGCCGGATCGCCCAGCAGCCGAGCGGGGCCGGCGGCTTTGGTTACGACCCCATCTTTTGGCTGGTCGAGCGGGGTTGCACGATGGCGGACCTGACTGCCGAAGAGAAGCACGAGGTCAGCCATCGGGGCAAGGTCCTCCGCGCCTTTGCCGAGGCTTGGCCGCAGTTGGTGGCGGGCCCCATGGCAACCTGACGGGCCCGATAGCGTAAAGTCGTGGCATGAGAGCGTTTAGCGTCGCTTTGCTCGTGGGGTTGCTTGTCAGCCCGGCCCTCGCAACCCAAGACAAGGTCGATTTGACCTGGAAGCCCAAGGTCGGCGAGACCAAGAAGTACAAGCTGGAAGTCAACATGTCGCTTGATCTGGGTGGTCAGACCGGCGACATCAAGGTCAGCATGATCAACGTCAACAAGACGACGAAGATCGACGGGGACAAGGTGACCACCGAGGGCAGCATCGAGAAGTTCACGATGGCCTTCAACGGTAATGAAGCCGATCCTTCCCAGGCCGGTGGCCCCGATCCGTCCGACGTCAAGACGATCCAAGTCCGGAGCCTCAAGACCGGCGAGGTCCTGAGCACGGAGACCACGGGCACGGGGGAGGTTCCGCCCCAGAACCCGCGTATCGAGGCCATGGGGTTCTTCTGGCGCCCCGACGTCCAGGCGAAAGTTGGTGACTCGTGGACCAAGGAGCTCAAGAAGGACGAGAAGAAGGGCACCGAGGCGAGCACCGCCAAGTTCACCGCCGCCGGCGAAGAGGTGGTGCTGGGTAAGAAGTGCTGGAAGGTGACCTACGCCTACACCGAGACCGGGATTGAAAAGCCGTTCGGGGCGACGGGCACGTTCTGGATCGACCAGGCCGACGGGACGCCAGTGAAGTACGAGGCGAACTACGAAAACGTCGTGTTCCAAGAGGGACTACCGCCGACCTCCGCGAAGGTCTCCATGGTCTTGGTGTCCTGAGACCCTTCGCGCCCCTCGCGTTTGTCGGGGCCGTGGTGACCACCGCGGCCCCGGCCTTGTGCCTGGCCAGCTCGGGCAAGCTCTTTGATGCGGCCGTCAACCCCGACCCAGTCGACCCGGTCTGGGGATGGCACGCCGTCGGAGGCCGGTCGCCGGAGGCATCGACCCTGGACACCATGGCGGACCGGCGGGAAATGTCCGGTTGGTGGGTCGATTTGGGTCAGGCCGGCGCCCCTCCAGACGGGTTGGACCTCGTCGTGGTCGTCGATTTGGCCAAAGAGTCCCACGCGTCACGCCACCGGGCCGGGCTGTCCGTCGCCCTGACCACCAAGGCGGGGAAGTCGGTCGTCGTGAACCTTTGGGAGAGCGAAGCCTGGCTCGCCGGAGACGATCCCCTGACTGGCAAGGGCGAGTCTCTCCAGTTGCGGACTTCGGGCCGGCACGAGGTCACCATCGAGGAGGCCGGGCAGTCGGCGGCCGTCTTGGTCGACGGCCAGCGCATCGGGCGTGTGCCGCTCCGCGATTTGTCCCTTGTCGCCGGTGTGCCCGACGGATATCTCAAGCCGGGTTCCGTCTTTTTCGGTGACGCAAGCACGGGTGCCGGGTGCCAGGCCACCCTGCGGTCGGTGACTTGGCGGTCGCGCGGGGTCGACGTCGACTTGGCGAGGGCGGTGCTGTCGACGTCCCTCGTCGTGGCCGCGGGGGGCGGGCTTGTCGCGACTTTCCTACGCCGTCGACCGCGCGAGCGGCACACCGGCCGGGTCTACATCGAGCGGCGCTGACCTATTCCGGTGGCGGTGCCGGGGGCGGGGCGGCATGGGCGGCCTCGCACTTCTTTTGGAAGAACCACTCGTTGACCCAGATCGCACGGGTCGACACACTGACCAGCATGTCGGGCAAGACCTGGGGCGTGTAGAGCGTGTTGGGGACGAAGACGCGGAAGGCGAGCCTGCCCTCGTGGGCGCACCAGGAACCGAGCACGTGACAGCGCTTGTAGTCGGTCCGCTCCAGTCCGTTGAGGTCGAGGACGAGATGGCCGATCGCCTCGGTGCTGAGCTTCAAGGGGACCGTCATGGTGATGTGCAACCCGTTGCCCAGATAGCTGTGCGGCTGGTCGGTGCGGGCGGTCACGTGGATGTTGCCTTCGCCGCAGCCCCACTCAAACTCTGCTTCTAGGCGTGAACTGCGGTCACTTTCAAACTGGACGGCCTCCCGTTCCATCACCCACGTTCCTTCGCGCCACTCCTCGGTGTCGATCCAGCGGCTGGGATGCATGCCTGCCTGCCAGAAAAACTTGTGGGCACTTTTGAGCAGCGGGTGGGGCTCTTCGCGCATGCCGGCCGTGGGGTGGCCGCTGACCGCTCTGACCGCGTGGAGCTTCTCGACCAATCGGTCGATCATCAATTGGGCGTCGTATACCTGGAGGGCCGTCGCCGCTAAGACGGTGCGCCGGAGCCAATCGACGTTTTCGTCGGCAAGATACACGGAGCAGTGCAACTTGAACGTGTCCGTGGCTTGGTCGTAGACCGGCCCGCTGAACGAGCAGTCGTCCATCTCGTCTTCCAGCGCGAGGGCAAGGTCGCGCATGTGCCCGCGCCCTTTCAGGAAGTCGGTCTCCGCGGTCACCCGGTATGTGACGGTGGACTGGCGGAAAATTCCTTCGTCGGTCTTGATGGTCTGGCAGAAGTCGCCCGGCCACCAGGTGAACCCATGGACGTCGTCAAGGACGTGCTGGTCGTCGATCCGCAACGTGTCGTGGATCTCGCGCACCACGCCATGCCCCAGCGCGAACCCTTCACGCCAAGACACGCGACCTCCGTATAGCAAAGACAACCATATGTAAACAATACCTACGGCCCACCCGGGGGATGGATTCTGTAAACTTCTGTCAATTGGAGAAACTAGTAGACGCATGAGCACCTAGTTGGTGTATCATGGGAGCATGTCGCTGAAGCAACATCTGATCGACAACAACAACTCCGTTTCTGCTCAGTTCTTCGCTGCCGTGGACAAGGTGCCGGCCGACAAGGCCGGTTGGAAGCCTCTTGACAACGGTCGCTCCGTCCTCGATATCGCCGCCGAGGTCGCCCTGAGCACGACGTGGCCGCTGGTCTTCATGCCTGGTGCCCCCAAGTTTGAGATGACCGACGAGGTCATGGAGCAGTTCATGGCGGAAAAGGCGGCCCTGACCACGGTGGCCGCATGCAAGAAGGTGGCTGAGGAGGGCCTCGCCAAGACCAACGCCGCGCTGGCTGGCTTGACCGACGAGCAACTTGCCGAACCGATCGAGACGTTCTTTACCCCTGGGCCGACGCCACGGTCCAACGCCTTGACCGTCTTCGCTGACAACGCCCGGTACCACACCGGACAGATCAACTACATCCAGACCCTGTACGGGGACATGAGCTTCCCCTGAGTCCGTGAAGTTCCCCTCCTCTATGATGGGGAGGGGAAGTCCGGATTTCCTTGAACTCCAATGCAGATAGCAAACCCTTCCCTCGTCGAACTCTTTGACCATATCCTTGGTGGCTACGAAATCCCCAAGCCTACGGGTCTCGCTCGCATGCGGAGAGAGGTTGCGGCAGAGAGGCATCCGGCGAGCCCTTACTCGCCGCTCACCAACCTTGCCCATGCCGTCCTCTGGCAGGACGCCTGGCTGAAGTCGCTTGTCGGGGTGAAGACGGCGGGGCCCGACCTCTGGAACAACGACTTTCGGATCCCCGAGCCCGAGGAATACGAAGGTCTCCGCAAGCGGTTTGTCGAGGGGCTACGGGTAGCCCGTGCTTTTGCCGCAGGCGAGAAGCACGTCGAAGTCACAGAAGAGAAGGCGACCACGACCTTGCTCAAGATTGCGGTCCACGCGAGCTATCACATGGGCCAGATCAACCTGCTCCGCCGTCTCAAGGTCTCCTGAAATCAGGTAAGGACCCGAGTCCGGTTTGGCACGCATATTGCATGGACCTGACTCATAGTATGCGTCTGCGCAACATCCTCTTGACCACCGCGGCCTTGTCGGTTCTGGCTGTCCAGGCCAACGCGAACCTCGTCGTGAACGGCGACTTTGAAGCCGATGCGTTTCCGGTCGGCAGCTTCGCCGTCGTCCCGCCTGCCACGCTCACCGGCTGGAATGTCTTTGGCGGTACTGTCGCCGGTATCGGCGTCGGCTATCTCAGTGCTCCGAGCCAGGAACTTGACCTGAGCGGCATCACGGACACCTCGGGCAGCGGCATCGACCAGTCTTTCGCCACCGTCGTCGGCCAGCAGTACCTTGTCACGTTCGACGTCTACACCGGAAACGGCGGCTCGATCGGCGCGAAGATTGACGGCAACCTGATCGTCAGTGGTATTGACTCCCCGGCTGTCCGAACTCCGTACACCTTCAATTTCGTCGCCAGTAACGCCTCGACCAACCTGGCGTTCGTTTCCGAACAGGGGCACATCACCCACATCGACAATGTCAGCGTGGAGTCGGTGCCCGAGCCGGCCAGCATGGCTGTCTTGGGTCTCGGAGCCCTGGCGCTCCGCCGGAAGAAGAAGGCCTGAGTCCAAACTCAGACAAAGAAAACGGCCCCCTACTTCTCAGTAGGGGGCCGTCCTGTTGCTACGGCGACGCCTTTAGTGGGCGTGACCTTCGTCTTCGTCCTTCGGAGTCTCGGCGATCGCTGCTTCGGTCGTCAGCAACAGGGCCGAGATCGAAGCGGCGTTCTGGAGGCATGCGCGGACGACCTTCGTCGGATCGACGACGCCGGCCTTCATCAGGTCTTCGAACTCAAGGGTGGCGGCGTTGAAGCCTTCACCCTTCTTACCGGTCTTCACCTTCTCGACGATGACCGAGCCTTCGACGCCGGCGTTCTCAGCGATCGTCCGGAGCGGGGCCTCGATGGCCTTCCTGACGATGTTCAGACCAATCGCCTGGTCACCTTCGAGGTTGACGCCCTTGAGGCCGGCCGCGCCGGCCTGGAGGAGGGCAGAGCCGCCCCCTGGGACGATGCCTTCTTCCAGGGCCGCCCGGGTCGCCGCCAGGGCGTCCTCGATGCGTGCCTTGCGCTCCTTGAGCGCGGTCTCGGTGGCAGCGCCGACCTTGACGACTGCGACACCGCCGGACAACTTGGCGAGGCGCTCTTGGAGCTTCTCCTTGTCGTAGTTGCTGTCGGTCGTCTCGATCTGCCGCTTGATCTGGTTGATCCGGCCCGTGATCGCGTCCTTCTTGCCCTTGCCGCCGACTACCGTGGTGTTGTCCTTGGTGATGACGACTTTGCTCGCGGTGCCGAGCATGTCGAGGCCGACGTTCTCCAGCTTGAGCCCGAGGTCTTCGGTGATGAACTGGCCACCGGTGAGGATGGCCATGTCTTCCATCATCGCCTTGCGGCGGTCACCGAACCCCGGGGCCTTGACGGCCACAACGGGGAGGTTGGCCCGCAAGCGGTTCAGGACGAGGGTCGCGAGGCACTCGTTCTCCAAGTCTTCGGCGACGATGACGAACGGGCGACCGGAGCGGACGACCTTCTCCAGGACGGGGACGAGGTCTTGGACGGCGGCGATCTTCTTCTCGAAGAAGAGGATCATCGGGTCCTCGTAGACGGCCTCCATCCGGGTGGCGTCGGTGATGAAGTAGGGCGACAGGTAGCCCTTGTCGAACTGCAGGCCGTCGACGATGTCGAACGTCGTCTCCGTGCCCTTGCTCTCTTCAACGGTCACCACGCCGTCCTTGCCGACCGTGTCGATGACCTGGGCGGTCATCTCGCCGATCTCCGCGTCTTTGGCGCTGATGGTGGCGACTTCGGTCATGCCCTTCTTGCCCTTGACCGGGGTGCTGAGCTTCTTGAGCTCGTCGACGATGGCGTCGACGGCGGTCTCGATACCCTTTTTGATCTGGAGCGGGTTGCTACCGGCGGCCACGTTGCGGACGCCTTCCTTGAAGATCGCCTGGGCCAAGACGGTGGCGCTGGTCGTGCCGTCGCCCGCGAGGTCGTTGGTCTTACTGCTCACCTCACGGATGAGCTGGGCGCCCATGTTTTCAAAGCGGTCCTCGACCTCGATCTCCTTGGCGATCGTCACGCCGTCGTTGATCACGGTCGGCGAACCGAACTTCTTCTCAAGGACGACGTTGCGTCCACGGGGGCCGAGAGTCACCTTGACGGCGTTGGCCAGCTTGTCGACGCCGCGCTCGATCTGGGCGCGGGCGTCGTTGCCGAACTTCAGGTCCTTGGCGGCCATGACCTTACTTCTTGGCTCCTGCCGGCACCTTCGCCTCGGTCAGCACGGCCAAAACGTCGTCGGCGCGCAGGATGATGTAGTCCTTGCCGTCGACGGTGACTTCGGTGCCGCTGTACTTGCCGTAGAGGACGGTGTCCCCCGTCTTGACGTCGACCGGGGCGGTCTTGCCGCTGTCCAGCGTCTTGCCCGGGCCGACGGCCAAGACAGTGCCGCGCAACGGCTTCTCTTTGGCCGAATCGGGGAGGAGGATGCCGCCAGCGGTCTTCTCTTCAAAAGCCGCCGCTTCGACGACGATGCGGTCATGCAAGGGTTGCAGCTTCATGTTCTTGTTCTCGTTTGGCCCCGGCGGGGCGGGGCATGGTTCGGGCGGGCATGGCCGGCCCACGACGATTGGCAGTCTACACTCGGGAGTGCTAATCCCGGGACCAATTTCAGTGTGTTCGCCTAACATGACGGCCCGCCTTGCCAGGCAAGGCGGGCCGTTGGTCTCCACTCCGGAATGACTTACTTGCGGCGGCGGCGGGCCAAGAGGGCCGCGCCGGCGGCGAGGACAGCCATGGTCGCCGGCTCGGGCACGGCTTCCTTACCGTTGATGCCCAGGCTGATCTGGGTCGGCCAGCCAGATTGCAGACTTGTCTTGAACCAGTCTGTGCCACCCGACAAGCCAAAGGAGCCACCCGGGTTGCGGGCCCACGAGTCAACCGAGGTGTCGGACGACTCCATGTGGAACGCCTGGCCATGGGCGCCGAAGTCGGCGATGCCGGTGAAGGTCACAAAGTACGTACCGGCGTCAATCACCGGCACCAACGAGGCGTCGCCGACGAAGTTGAACAAGGTGCCGCTGACGTTGGTCATCGTGGCACTCAGGACACCGTCATAAACGATGTCGCTTCCGGAGCTGGCGCCGCCGGGCGTGTGCTGGGTCGACGGGGCGCTGCCGTCGAATTTGGAGATCGTCAGGCGACCGCTGTTGACACCGTCGGCGATCCAGGTTCCGCTGTCGGTCAGTCGCGTCTGGACGTCGGCGAGTTGGACACTGGTGGCAAACGTGACGACGTTGCCGGCACCCGTCGAATAGTCAGGGAAGTCGCCGAACTCTTGGTCGACGATACCGGTGCCACCGTCATTGGCCTGGGCCAGATACAGGTTTCCGGAGAGCTGGGCGTGAGCAAATGCGCCAAGGGCGGCAAGGGTGGTCAAGAGGGCTAGTCTTTTCATCGTTCTTCGTACTCCAATCCATAAACCCGACGCAGTCGGTTCCATGAACCTCATTTTCACCAAGCAAATCTGCAAGGTGCCTATAACCATAATATATGAAGGCCCAG from Fimbriimonadaceae bacterium encodes the following:
- the rdgB gene encoding RdgB/HAM1 family non-canonical purine NTP pyrophosphatase, which produces MTSILSGRFPDLEVVTLAAYPGAPEPEETGTTYAENAVIKAESAADFTGEWCVADDAGLEIDALPGELGVYSKRFAGEDTPFPEKMSLILERLHGVPDDQRGARFRCCVAVARNGRPTEVFEATCEGRIAQQPSGAGGFGYDPIFWLVERGCTMADLTAEEKHEVSHRGKVLRAFAEAWPQLVAGPMAT
- a CDS encoding DUF642 domain-containing protein, with product MRLRNILLTTAALSVLAVQANANLVVNGDFEADAFPVGSFAVVPPATLTGWNVFGGTVAGIGVGYLSAPSQELDLSGITDTSGSGIDQSFATVVGQQYLVTFDVYTGNGGSIGAKIDGNLIVSGIDSPAVRTPYTFNFVASNASTNLAFVSEQGHITHIDNVSVESVPEPASMAVLGLGALALRRKKKA
- the groL gene encoding chaperonin GroEL (60 kDa chaperone family; promotes refolding of misfolded polypeptides especially under stressful conditions; forms two stacked rings of heptamers to form a barrel-shaped 14mer; ends can be capped by GroES; misfolded proteins enter the barrel where they are refolded when GroES binds) yields the protein MAAKDLKFGNDARAQIERGVDKLANAVKVTLGPRGRNVVLEKKFGSPTVINDGVTIAKEIEVEDRFENMGAQLIREVSSKTNDLAGDGTTSATVLAQAIFKEGVRNVAAGSNPLQIKKGIETAVDAIVDELKKLSTPVKGKKGMTEVATISAKDAEIGEMTAQVIDTVGKDGVVTVEESKGTETTFDIVDGLQFDKGYLSPYFITDATRMEAVYEDPMILFFEKKIAAVQDLVPVLEKVVRSGRPFVIVAEDLENECLATLVLNRLRANLPVVAVKAPGFGDRRKAMMEDMAILTGGQFITEDLGLKLENVGLDMLGTASKVVITKDNTTVVGGKGKKDAITGRINQIKRQIETTDSNYDKEKLQERLAKLSGGVAVVKVGAATETALKERKARIEDALAATRAALEEGIVPGGGSALLQAGAAGLKGVNLEGDQAIGLNIVRKAIEAPLRTIAENAGVEGSVIVEKVKTGKKGEGFNAATLEFEDLMKAGVVDPTKVVRACLQNAASISALLLTTEAAIAETPKDEDEGHAH
- the prmA gene encoding 50S ribosomal protein L11 methyltransferase produces the protein MKAWTEVRATLPDEPEDWSLWAEVFTRHGVDGTVQTDTPPTISGYLAPGREDELGPLRAELESFGAVSVADRLVPEEDWAESWKQFFRPRRVGRRLVVRPSWEDYEAGDGDVVIVLDPGQAFGTGDHPTTRGCLEILESLSPQGLAVADIGCGSGVLSVAAMLLGAKSVVAVDVDPPSVTATLENAVRNGVTVDARQGLGFDPLPNDSTYDLVLSNIISAALMALAPEAARRTRPGGHWVVSGVIESNWPAVREAATRQGFTLETTIQENEWLAASFRR
- a CDS encoding PEP-CTERM sorting domain-containing protein, whose product is MKRLALLTTLAALGAFAHAQLSGNLYLAQANDGGTGIVDQEFGDFPDYSTGAGNVVTFATSVQLADVQTRLTDSGTWIADGVNSGRLTISKFDGSAPSTQHTPGGASSGSDIVYDGVLSATMTNVSGTLFNFVGDASLVPVIDAGTYFVTFTGIADFGAHGQAFHMESSDTSVDSWARNPGGSFGLSGGTDWFKTSLQSGWPTQISLGINGKEAVPEPATMAVLAAGAALLARRRRK
- the groES gene encoding co-chaperone GroES; translation: MKLQPLHDRIVVEAAAFEEKTAGGILLPDSAKEKPLRGTVLAVGPGKTLDSGKTAPVDVKTGDTVLYGKYSGTEVTVDGKDYIILRADDVLAVLTEAKVPAGAKK
- a CDS encoding J domain-containing protein translates to SGQGNDGLGGGHTGDLYVVVHVSDDSRFDREGQTLRTAVDLTFAQAAMGDTLEIEGLDGLIEINVPAGTQPGDVLRVRNEGLPRLQGGTRGDMLVETNVVVPTKLTEAQEALLREFAEVSGEPVPKGQKSDGFLGGLFKKKK
- the rph gene encoding ribonuclease PH: MRIDGRQPDELRPTKLERGFAKFAEGSCLITMGDTHMLVTATVDDRVPPWLKGQGQGWVTAEYAMLPRSGRQRNQRDGNRGPNGRSMEIQRLIGRALRAVVDMEALGERTITLDCDALRADGGTRTAAITASYVALVDALDWMSKQRMLKKKVLKDSLAAVSVGVVNGVELLDLCYEEDSKAQTDMNVVMTGSGKFVEVQGTAEADPFSAETLGKLLALAKKGISELTDMQEAVLGH
- a CDS encoding 16S rRNA (uracil(1498)-N(3))-methyltransferase translates to MAGRVVPALRSLPRAFVELPKDLPARVELPEPEARKFRHVLRLGTGDEVALLPGDGRLIRCTLDGKEVVPTEVLFPETEAARRVTVALGLPKPDKLEESVRMATELGAAHFILFPAERSVVRWDPAKFASRLSRLEAIAREAAEVSFRTMLPGFTVLMSLRQLLDQTPDALVLSESETAPAQWPALGGAATLVIGPEGGWAPKEVEMVGDRAVSLGPRVLRVDTAVASACAIALARPVESAHAH